Proteins found in one Etheostoma spectabile isolate EspeVRDwgs_2016 chromosome 14, UIUC_Espe_1.0, whole genome shotgun sequence genomic segment:
- the zbtb8b gene encoding zinc finger and BTB domain-containing protein 8B, with product MEVPCYLPKLLFELNEQRKRDFFCDCSILVEGRVFKAHRNVLFAGSGYFRALLVHYLQDSGQRYSTASLDIVTADAFSIILDFLYSGCLALNRSNVIEVMSAGSYLQMTDLVNFCKGYIRSSLEICNKEKEKNTEKEDQAQDGGLGPADSGTPAVSVTSGKGAAEPHSQAAEANRGPGLGPEIVTSARTPLSIPVATTIGTSRDMDSDYHSREEFASGSEGQKGHMDQTNLSSSSSSALTPELVNPKIEYDPDEELMESPDTKDLGSYSGASLHHPHHNRLLPPSPSNERSPLGYSPSYNARQLMEMLARGEGPSPLGDRGRQCFTQTGGGRIDEGLGFAGSSIMEIQSDWLGEDTGDGLVVPVKLHKCPFCPYTAKQKGIMKRHIRCHTGERPFPCPMCGKRFTRQEHLRSHALSVHRHYWPVSCKSCRRTFTGSSVSPGLRRFGMCDSCNCVTTTHDDSTSVHPASQSEPMERGDGATDWSSFMDDVDEVEVGRVEDLVEKQMLERQLAVCTDVDNT from the exons ATGGAAGTGCCTTGCTacctgcccaaactgctctttgAGCTCAATGAGCAGCGTAAGAGGGACTTCTTTTGTGACTGCAGCATCCTTGTCGAAGGCCGTGTCTTCAAGGCGCATCGTAATGTGTTGTTTGCTGGGAGTGGCTATTTCCGGGCTCTTCTGGTTCACTATCTGCAG GATAGTGGGCAGCGCTACAGCACAGCATCGCTGGACATTGTGACAGCCGATGCCTTCTCTATTATCCTGGACTTCCTTTACTCTGGTTGCTTGGCCCTGAACAGAAGCAATGTCATTGAGGTGATGTCAGCAGGAAGCTACTTGCAGATGACTGATCTGGTAAACTTTTGTAAGGGATATATCCGCTCATCTTTGGAAATATGCAAcaaggagaaggaaaagaacACAGAGAAGGAGGACCAGGCACAGGATGGAGGGTTAGGTCCTGCAGACAGCGGCACTCCTGCTGTGTCAGTCACCAGTGGTAAGGGGGCTGCTGAGCCTCATTCACAGGCTGCAGAGGCAAATAGAGGGCCGGGTTTAGGTCCGGAGATTGTGACCTCGGCTAGAACCCCCTTGTCTATCCCTGTTGCCACAACTATAGGCACCAGTAGAGACATGGACAGCGACTACCATTCCAGGGAGGAATTTGCATCTGGGAGTGAAGGACAGAAGGGACACATGGATCAGACAAACCTCTCATCCTCTTCGTCATCTGCCCTGACCCCAGAGTTAGTGAACCCCAAGATAGAGTATGACCCCGATGAGGAGCTAATGGAGTCCCCTGACACCAAAGACCTGGGCTCGTATTCTGGAGCCTCTCTCCATCACCCTCATCATAACAGACTacttcctccctctccctccaaTGAGCGCTCTCCCTTGGGATACAGCCCTTCCTATAATGCCAGGCAGCTGATGGAGATGCTGGCCAGAGGTGAAGGCCCcagtcctctgggggacagaggGAGACAGTGCTTTACTCAAACAGGAGGAGGCAGAATTGACGAGGGTTTAGGGTTTGCGGGATCTTCTATCATGGAGATCCAGTCGGATTGGCTTGGAGAGGACACAG GCGATGGTTTGGTAGTGCCAGTGAAACTCCACAAGTGCCCATTCTGTCCGTACACTGCCAAGCAGAAGGGGATCATGAAGAGACACATCCGCTGCCACACAGGGGAGAGGCCCTTCCCCTGTCCCATGTGTGGCAAGAGGTTCACAAGACAGGAGCACCTCCGCAGCCATGCCCTCAGT GTCCATAGGCACTACTGGCCAGTATCATGTAAGAGCTGCAGGCGAACCTTCACGGGGTCCAGCGTTTCACCAGGACTCAGACGCTTCGGCATGTGCGACAGCTGCAACTGCGTGACCACCACTCACGATGATTCCACCTCTGTACACCccgccagccaatcagagcccaTGGAACGCGGAGACGGGGCTACAGATTGGTCTAGTTTTATGGACGACGTAGATGAGGTGGAGGTTGGCAGAGTGGAGGACTTAGTAGAGAAACAAATGCTTGAAAGACAGCTGGCTGTCTGCACTGATGTAGATAACACATAA
- the LOC116701798 gene encoding tissue alpha-L-fucosidase, which translates to MSVQMRPTCIIPLICVILLWAPGCTARYTANWTSLDARPLPKWYDEAKIGIFVHWGVFSVPGFGQFSEWFWYWWHSQRRAEEVEFMQKNYPPGFKYADFASEFRAEFFEPDKWADIFKASGARYVVFTSKHHEGFTNWPSASSWNWNSMDVGPHRDLVGELATAIRKKSLHFGLYHSLYEWYNPLYLLDQASGYKTQHFVAKKALPELVDLVMSYKPDLIWSDGDWEAPDTYWNSTEFLAWLYNDSPIKDVVVTNDRWGKGCYCKHGGYYNCADRYTPGKLPDHKWEKCQSVDSRSWGYRRDMMLSELMDLPSIIKDMVYVVALGGNYLLNIGPMSDGMIAPVFEERLRGLGAWLGINGEAIYASKPWRVQTENSTVTVWYTANNKTVYAIILGWPSKPLLQLTAPKTSGATQVTLLDYPKFPLKWTPVTPTAGLTIVMPTMPASPGDAWCVKLEGVV; encoded by the exons ATGTCCGTTCAAATGCGGCCTACATGCATtatacctttgatttgtgttatTCTTCTGTGGGCACCTGGATGTACAGCGCGCTACACAGCAAACTGGACCAGTCTGGATGCCAGACCCCTGCCCAAGTGGTACGACGAAGCGAAGATCGGGATCTTCGTCCACTGGGGGGTCTTCTCGGTCCCTGGCTTCGGGCAGTTTAGTGAGTGGTTTTGGTACTGGTGGCACTCCCAAAGGCGCGCTGAAGAAGTTGAGTTTATGCAGAAGAACTACCCGCCGGGCTTTAAATACGCGGATTTTGCGTCCGAGTTTCGCGCAGAGTTCTTCGAACCGGACAAGTGGGCAGACATATTCAAAGCCTCTGGAGCAAG GTATGTGGTTTTCACATCCAAACACCATGAGGGATTCACAAACTGGCCCTCAGCGAGCTCTTGGAACTGGAACTCAATGGATGTAGGTCCTCACCGGGACCTGGTGGGAGAACTGGCTACAGCTATCAGGAAGAA GTCCCTGCACTTCGGTCTCTACCACTCTCTATATGAATGGTACAATCCTCTTTACTTGTTGGACCAAGCCTCTGGATATAAGACTCAGCATTTTGTTGCCAAAAAGGCTCTGCCGGAGCTAGTGGACCTTGTGATGTCATACAAACCTGATCTGATCTGGTCTGACGGGGACTGGGAAGCACCAGATACCTATTGGAACTCCACCGAGTTCCTGGCCTGGCTCTACAATGACAGCCCAATCAAG gatgtGGTGGTTACCAATGACAGGTGGGGTAAAGGCTGCTACTGCAAACATGGAGGCTACTACAACTGTGCTGACAGGTACACGCCTGGTAAACTTCCAGACCACAAATGGGAGAAATGCCAGTCCGTCGACAGCCGTTCCTGGGGTTACCGAAGGGACATGATGCTGAGCGAACTCATGGACCTGCCCTCCATCATTAAG GACATGGTGTATGTAGTGGCATTGGGTGGTAACTACCTGCTGAACATTGGGCCGATGTCAGATGGCATGATTGCCCCGGTGTTTGAGGAGAGACTGAGGGGACTTGGTGCCTGGCTAGGGATTAATGGGGAGGCCATCTATGCTTCCAAACCCTGGAGGGTCCAGACGGAGAACAGCACTGTCACTGTCTG GTACACTGCTAACAACAAAACCGTGTACGCCATAATCCTTGGATGGCCGTCCAAACCACTACTTCAGCTCACAGCACCAAAGACGTCTGGAGCCACTCAA GTTACACTTCTGGACTACCCTAAATTTCCACTGAAGTGGACACCAGTCACACCGACAGCTGGACTGACGATTGTTATGCCTACAATGCCAGCATCTCCTGGGGATGCCTGGTGTGTGAAACTGGAGGGAGTAGTCTAA